The proteins below come from a single Rhinoraja longicauda isolate Sanriku21f chromosome 5, sRhiLon1.1, whole genome shotgun sequence genomic window:
- the rwdd1 gene encoding RWD domain-containing protein 1 — MTDHGEEQRNELEALESIYPDSFTVVLEKPASFTIRVTSETGENEETVESTLQFTYVEKYPDDPPKFEIAAHENLQTSDIADIMSLLNEQAQENIGMVMIFTLVTAVQEKLNEIVDQMKSHKEMEKLIKEKEAEEIEKAVFHGTPLTIENFLSWKARFDADLTEIRKNQKEEEQAGKVKLTGKQLFETDHNLDTSDIQFLEEGNNVEVDESLFQDMDDLELDDDDDPDYKPDLESDED, encoded by the exons TGGTGTTGGAAAAACCTGCAAGTTTTACCATAAGGGTAACGTCTGAAACAGGTGAAAATGAAGAAA CTGTCGAATCAACCCTCCAATTTACGTACGTGGAAAAATATCCAGATGATCCTCCAAAGTTTGAAATTGCGGCACATGAGAATCTTCAGACGTCTGATATTGCAGATATAATGTCACTGTTAAATGAACAG GCACAAGAAAACATTGGGATGGTGATGATATTTACTTTAGTGACAGCTGTTCAagaaaaattaaatgaaattgtTGATCAAATGAAATCTCACAAAGAAATGGAGAAGTTAATAAAAGAAAAAGAAGCTGAAGAAATTGAAAAG GCTGTTTTCCATGGTACGCCTCTAACAATTGAAAATTTCTTGTCATGGAAAGCAAGATTTGATGCAGATTTAACTGAAATAAGAAAAAACCAAAAGGAAGAGGAGCAGGCTGGAAAAGTTAAACTGACAG GAAAGCAGCTGTTTGAAACTGACCATAACCTTGATACATCTGACATTCAGTTCTTGGAAGAAG GTAACAACGTGGAAGTTGATGAATCCCTTTTCCAAGATATGGATGATCTAGAATTAGATGACGATGATGACCCAGATTATAAACCTGATTTAGAAAGCGATGAAGACTGA
- the LOC144593693 gene encoding amine sulfotransferase-like isoform X2: MADSENDFQTVRQFNYKGCNMSGIHTIERLDQMENYEVRDSDVFVVTYPKSGTIWMQSILMYIFTDDDLQTGETKATYFKAPWLELAIKEINTDDRPSPRLFVTHLPYQLIPKALKNKKAKVIYVYRNPKDVAVSYYHFHKFANYLETPENFGAFLQAFLKGQVDYDSWFDHVKNWYNHREEFNIIFQSYEEMIKDLKKAVLKFCTFLGKSLDDKSVDAIVEHATFKNMKLNPKTNYETAGFPMFNPSFPGFMRDNRGLEKLFHCGPK; the protein is encoded by the exons ATGGCAGACAGTGAGAATGATTTCCAAACAGTTAGGCAATTCAACTACAAAGGATGCAACATGTCCGGCATTCATACCATTGAACGTTTGGATCAGATGGAAAATTACGAGGTGCGAGATTCTGACGTATTTGTGGTAACATATCCTAAATCTG GAACAATATGGATGCAGTCAATTTTGATGTATATTTTTACGGATGACGATTTACAAACAGGAGAAACCAAAGCAACTTATTTCAAAGCACCATGGCTTGAGTTAGCAATAAAAGAAATTAATACTGATGACCGTCCATCACCTCGTTTGTTTGTTACTCATTTGCCTTATCAACTCATCCCAAAAGCTTTGAAGAACAAAAAAGCCAAG GTTATCTATGTATACAGAAATCCCAAGGATGTTGCTGTTTCTTATTATCATTTTCACAAGTTTGCTAATTATCTAGAAACCCCAGAAAACTTTGGTGCATTTCTTCAGGCATTTCTCAAAGGCCAAG TGGATTACGACAGCTGGTTTGACCATGTCAAAAACTGGTACAATCACAGAGAGGAATTTAACATTATATTCCAGTCATATGAAGAAATGATCAAG GACCTGAAAAAGGCAGTACTGAAATTCTGCACATTTCTTGGAAAATCGTTGGATGACAAAAGTGTTGATGCAATCGTAGAACACGCCACCTTTAAGAACATGAAATTAAATCCAAAAACAAATTATGAAACTGCAGGATTTCCTATGTTCAACCCATCATTTCCAGGTTTCATGAG GGATAATAGGGGACTGGAAAAATTATTTCACTGTGGCCCAAAATGA
- the LOC144593693 gene encoding amine sulfotransferase-like isoform X1 translates to MADSENDFQTVRQFNYKGCNMSGIHTIERLDQMENYEVRDSDVFVVTYPKSGTIWMQSILMYIFTDDDLQTGETKATYFKAPWLELAIKEINTDDRPSPRLFVTHLPYQLIPKALKNKKAKVIYVYRNPKDVAVSYYHFHKFANYLETPENFGAFLQAFLKGQVDYDSWFDHVKNWYNHREEFNIIFQSYEEMIKDLKKAVLKFCTFLGKSLDDKSVDAIVEHATFKNMKLNPKTNYETAGFPMFNPSFPGFMRQGIIGDWKNYFTVAQNDMFHNMLQEKMKNIPLKFIWENLE, encoded by the exons ATGGCAGACAGTGAGAATGATTTCCAAACAGTTAGGCAATTCAACTACAAAGGATGCAACATGTCCGGCATTCATACCATTGAACGTTTGGATCAGATGGAAAATTACGAGGTGCGAGATTCTGACGTATTTGTGGTAACATATCCTAAATCTG GAACAATATGGATGCAGTCAATTTTGATGTATATTTTTACGGATGACGATTTACAAACAGGAGAAACCAAAGCAACTTATTTCAAAGCACCATGGCTTGAGTTAGCAATAAAAGAAATTAATACTGATGACCGTCCATCACCTCGTTTGTTTGTTACTCATTTGCCTTATCAACTCATCCCAAAAGCTTTGAAGAACAAAAAAGCCAAG GTTATCTATGTATACAGAAATCCCAAGGATGTTGCTGTTTCTTATTATCATTTTCACAAGTTTGCTAATTATCTAGAAACCCCAGAAAACTTTGGTGCATTTCTTCAGGCATTTCTCAAAGGCCAAG TGGATTACGACAGCTGGTTTGACCATGTCAAAAACTGGTACAATCACAGAGAGGAATTTAACATTATATTCCAGTCATATGAAGAAATGATCAAG GACCTGAAAAAGGCAGTACTGAAATTCTGCACATTTCTTGGAAAATCGTTGGATGACAAAAGTGTTGATGCAATCGTAGAACACGCCACCTTTAAGAACATGAAATTAAATCCAAAAACAAATTATGAAACTGCAGGATTTCCTATGTTCAACCCATCATTTCCAGGTTTCATGAGGCAAG GGATAATAGGGGACTGGAAAAATTATTTCACTGTGGCCCAAAATGATATGTTCCATAACATGTTGCAGGAGAAAATGAAAAACATTCCTCTAAAGTTCATCTGGGAAAATTTGGAATAA